The following coding sequences are from one Plasmodium knowlesi strain H genome assembly, chromosome: 9 window:
- a CDS encoding nucleic acid binding protein, putative: MDMNFGFCNDAFFEQGNRSSEKEDTEEQKKVESNEITKKNNNEIGEEKELPKELCVPVTIKLLLNKMMNHEEFKIHDFQISGIIVFGKVCKIKELASAIIFEICDYTGNIEAKYNKDANNEKVKDHIESIKVNDHVKVVGVVYSPESTAEQIQISISYINKVEDWVSYFSYFTSDVIYCYLKLLKLKNIYTPNGINNEDKPWSHVTLDTYYNQLDVIDTDIIKYLHTTSEKYANQQDIFEHLKKYHSELNIKKSLTKLIEQYDLAQYEDIISIP, from the coding sequence ATGGATATGAACTTTGGCTTCTGTAACGACGCCTTCTTTGAGCAAGGCAACAGGTCGTCAGAGAAGGAAGACACAGAGGAGCAGAAAAAAGTAGAGTCGAAcgaaataacaaaaaaaaacaacaacgaaataggagaagaaaaagagctACCCAAGGAATTATGCGTTCCAGTTACTATCAAATTGCTactgaacaaaatgatgaatcATGAGGAATTTAAAATTCATGATTTTCAAATAAGTGGAATTATTGTCTTCGGAAAGGTGTGTAAAATAAAGGAGTTGGCTAGTGCCATAATTTTTGAGATTTGTGATTACACTGGAAATATTGAAGCGAAATATAATAAGGATGCGAATAATGAGAAAGTGAAGGATCATATAGAAAGCATAAAAGTAAATGACCACGTTAAGGTGGTAGGAGTGGTTTACTCCCCGGAAAGTACAGCAGAACAAATACAAATAAGCATATCTTACATTAACAAGGTGGAAGATTGGGTCTCGTACTTTTCCTACTTCACTTCTGATGTAATTTATTGCTACTTAAagcttttaaaattaaaaaatatttacacaccaaatggaataaataaTGAGGATAAACCCTGGTCCCACGTAACTCTAGACACCTACTACAATCAGCTAGACGTCATTGACACGGACATTATAAAGTATTTACACACGACAAGTGAAAAGTATGCCAACCAACAGGATATTTTCGAGCACCTCAAAAAGTATCACTCAGAATTGAACATAAAGAAATCTCTCACGAAGCTTATTGAGCAGTATGACTTAGCCCAATACGAGGATATCATTAGTATAccataa
- a CDS encoding amino acid transporter, putative has translation MSYIHMHTSGKDIHRSDNFLQCYCTHQQKVDNELFADVSKMITREYPEKGGRAPNDSVYTEKKKKKKRQKFNTPGGKYPNDLKNSLYNMCLNFAYSDIYQEYINRLSLNCQNNCDYDQIRRSIFIPREDFFKYYNFPFYDNNFELESEQFYEDEIGADSDDDVGGVEEVGKFALERYDAWRYKSRTSRIKNLILGMPDRKGGILSRGKGNHGGDGDGDDTFYRGDHDDDEDSKSYASQFFRVISQRKNCQLGNDNYQSSGDNGVSKFQRSQGILSESNRGDEIGEEKKGCLEKVKKQIFSFCKKLYDSRDPSFMSNFNIHFLNYHDIDKKKIMNACNEDYICMVQNLAEVKGDPLVGRYYKGVHMVQKKQVQEKQVQEKQVQEKQVQEKQVQEKQVQEKQVQEKQVQEEQVQEKQVEEKPVQNCQTHQKECTHTRRRKDHLKEERQMHGQVKHSADELEDSKHENWSQNSQKEENQTGSTTSNVCSEQCGLQIERHKNGRRVDKKVRLSGSWEKKTNAEDKRNKSREPKRSASKNMKRLCSEEIEIYFKKVLKNEIISFNQKRINKRDRWSSLCQFVCSCIGASLTAQLYLDMPPISSSLDYVLLLLLLLFCYLFIGLPILQMEYALGQLSQGCIINGLSFLKKKFRGVAIASLIISLCILSRSAHDTVDTAIVVVTSVRKTFPSNLNECEGIPLRGDCLRNGKCTWVTTNTGRNGTLRWHSPENLFYPGQGFVHLDTQIRSKQQGFILSEITPTRDHCTSDAISELHHFFSKEVKLAWRIGALFLITFTLYFLLRVEGMCLTQCLQYTFFLLFLVALFQIFVLSYQLKSNRSFDINGEGAHHKDGVTNRSIFFSTDYFLYLNFEVIAKVCTLVLVSLNCSTGINYLFSSYSNIGDNLFVSAWYVVLGSFVGISIHIVHYYVCVHRLRSDPTGRGTIDIMIPPRYDGSPEGICSLHDLFSKKGESINNFIVYMASLSKVKFPNMMTFTYFLCSFLALLTSSALHLKGIILVLKESRKFKGIKKKVITLFVIVGYFLLGLFNLSPSGYNTNLIMKYAMSSCVYLFVVFAQVVCVAWTYASKRGGRIISGSPTSKKKERIFSCQSIFCLFIAMWVVSPFILYLHRYIFPNFFLFSFGLVLLVSALLFVCVNAFFIYIANLNMRLREKLYLLYIFNVDTLRIRLNRILHGRRRTYDFEKREEHPFAVFLFQKLTIHWCFLTKFFIPQILLTIVLSNVLYNVHLCLDRGTTVVRHHSSNPYAPFSQEESSVHPYLRTASYGKDGSANSDPFSIGASIAAGRSSKGEVIFEETYQAVFTNTAPKREANNIRDRKSGRFFWACAQLIVMIVAILLTLFISLLTFVRPNKMNYLACAPTNTWNISDVDFKRMNPVNHAYTRRIYFFEEVFPIERIMPDYVWTHISKHIEKPHPVTPLQGDDQKDDTIYDKSFSYLNKNDFENYIVNLIDRGSKLSHFSDIKRQN, from the coding sequence ATGTCttacatacacatgcataccTCCGGCAAAGACATACACAGGAGTGATAACTTCCTGCAGTGCTACTGCACACACCAACAAAAAGTCGATAACGAATTATTTGCAGACGTTTCCAAAATGATTACAAGGGAGTACCccgaaaaagggggaagggccCCAAATGATTCTGtttacacagaaaaaaaaaaaaaaaaaaagcgacaaAAATTCAACACCCCAGGAGGTAAGTATCcaaatgatttaaaaaatagccTCTACAACATGTGCCTCAATTTTGCATACAGTGATATCTATCAAGAATACATAAACAGATTAAGTCTAAATTGTCAGAACAATTGCGATTATGACCAAATAAGGAGAAGCATTTTTATACCTAGAGAggatttttttaagtattataatttccccttttacgACAACAACTTTGAGTTAGAATCAGAACAATTCTATGAAGATGAAATTGGTGCAGACTCTGATGATGATGTTGGCGGTGTGGAGGAGGTTGGGAAGTTTGCTTTGGAGAGATACGATGCTTGGAGGTATAAATCCAGGACTAGTCGAATAAAGAATCTCATACTTGGAATGCCCGATCGTAAAGGGGGTATCCTCTCAAGGGGGAAAGGCAACCATGGGGGGGACGGCGATGGTGATGATACTTTTTACCGAGGAGACCACGACGATGACGAAGACTCAAAATCCTACGCCTCCCAATTCTTTCGAGTTATTagtcaaaggaaaaattgtcaaCTGGGAAATGACAACTACCAAAGCAGTGGAGATAACGGGGTGTCCAAATTTCAGAGGAGTCAAGGAATTTTAAGCGAATCGAACAGAGGGGATGAAATcggagaggagaaaaagggatgcctcgaaaaagtaaagaaacaaattttctcattttgcaAGAAACTGTATGACTCCAGGGATCCCTCGTTCATGTCCAACTTTAACATTCACTTTTTAAACTACCACGATATtgataagaagaaaataatgaacGCTTGTAATGAGGACTACATATGCATGGTGCAGAATTTGGCGGAGGTAAAAGGGGACCCCCTCGTTGGAAGATATTACAAGGGCGTCCACATGGTACAGAAGAAACAAGTGCAGGAGAAACAGGTGCAGGAGAAACAGGTGCAGGAGAAACAGGTGCAGGAGAAACAGGTGCAGGAGAAACAGGTGCAGGAGAAACAGGTGCAGGAGAAACAAGTGCAAGAGGAACAGGTGCAGGAGAAGCAAGTGGAAGAGAAACCAGTGCAGAATTGCCAGACGCACCAGAAGGAGTGCACACACACCAGGCGTAGGAAGGATCACTTGAAAGAAGAACGCCAAATGCACGGACAGGTGAAGCACAGTGCGGACGAATTGGAAGATTCCAAACATGAGAACTGGTCGCAAAATagccaaaaagaagaaaaccaaACAGGTAGCACAACCTCGAATGTGTGCAGTGAACAGTGCGGGCTGCAGATAGAAAGgcacaaaaatggaaggagggTCGACAAAAAAGTTCGGTTAAGTGGaagttgggaaaaaaaaacaaacgcaGAAGACAAAAGAAACAAATCAAGAGAGCCCAAACGAAGTGCCAGCAAAAATATGAAGCGACTCTGTTCAGAAGAAattgaaatatattttaaaaaagttttaaaaaacgaaattaTAAGTTTTAaccaaaaaagaattaataaGCGAGACAGATGGAGTTCGCTTTGTCAATTTGTTTGTTCGTGCATAGGTGCGTCACTAACAGCGCAATTATACTTAGACATGCCCCCAATCAGCTCCTCTCTTGACTACGTTCTTCTGTTGTTGCTTCTCCTGTTCTGCTACCTATTTATCGGTTTGCCCATTCTTCAAATGGAGTATGCCCTTGGTCAATTATCTCAAGGGTGCATAATTAATGGTTTaagctttttaaaaaaaaagttcagaGGAGTGGCAATCGCTTCGTTGATCATATCTCTTTGTATACTATCGAGAAGTGCTCATGACACTGTGGACACTGCGATCGTTGTTGTTACGTCGGTGCGAAAAACGTTTCCTTCCAATTTGAACGAATGTGAAGGGATCCCGCTCAGAGGGGATTGTCTCCGGAATGGCAAATGCACCTGGGTGACGACTAACACGGGAAGGAATGGTACCCTTAGGTGGCATTCCCCCGAAAACTTATTCTATCCGGGCCAAGGGTTCGTCCATTTAGATACACAAATCAGAAGTAAACAGCAGGGGTTCATTCTGAGTGAAATTACTCCCACACGGGATCACTGCACATCCGATGCCATTTCGGAGTTGCACCATTTCTTCTCCAAAGAAGTAAAGTTAGCATGGAGAATCGGGGCGCTTTTCTTAATTACATTCACTTTGTATTTCCTGCTAAGGGTAGAGGGAATGTGTCTAACGCAATGCCTGCAgtatacatttttcctcctcttccttgtagcgctttttcaaatttttgtcctttcctACCAATTGAAGTCAAACAGGTCGTTCGATATCAATGGAGAAGGGGCCCACCATAAAGACGGGGTAACCAATAGAAGTATATTTTTCAGCACTGACTATTTCCTTTACCTAAATTTTGAAGTTATTGCAAAAGTATGTACCCTGGTATTGGTATCCCTAAATTGCAGTACAGGAATTAACTACCTGTTTTCTTCCTACAGTAATATTGGCGATAACCTTTTTGTATCTGCATGGTATGTCGTGTTGGGATCCTTCGTCGGGATCTCCATTCACATCGTACATTACTACGTGTGCGTACATCGGTTGCGTAGTGATCCCACTGGGAGAGGAACCATTGACATAATGATACCACCAAGGTATGATGGATCACCTGAGGGCATTTGCTCTCTTCATGATTTGTTTtccaaaaaaggagaatcaaTTAACAATTTCATCGTTTATATGGCTTCTCTATCAAAAGTGAAATTCCCAAATATGATGACCTTCACCTACTTCCTCTGTTCCTTCCTGGCCCTACTTACATCCTCTGCTCTCCATTTGAAGGGGATAATACTGGTCTTAAAGGAGAGTAGAAAGTTTAAAGGcattaaaaagaaggttataACATTGTTTGTGATTGTGGGATATTTCCTTTTAGGGCTATTTAATTTGTCTCCTTCTGGATACAACACAAATTTAATTATGAAATATGCCATGTCCAGTTGTGTGTATCTGTTTGTGGTATTTGCTCAAGTGGTTTGCGTTGCATGGACTTATGCGTCTAAACGGGGAGGACGCATAATAAGTGGTTCTCctacttcaaaaaaaaaagaacgtattttttcttgccaATCAATATTTTGCCTCTTCATTGCGATGTGGGTGGTATCTCCATTTATCCTATACCTCCACAGGTATAtatttcccaatttttttcttttttcatttggatTAGTTCTTCTGGTGAGTGCACTtctgtttgtgtgtgtgaatgccttttttatttacattgCCAATTTGAATATGAGACTGAGGGAGAAGCTCTATCTGTTGTACATCTTTAACGTGGACACTTTAAGGATCAGGCTGAACAGAATTTTGCATGGAAGAAGGAGAACGTACGATttcgaaaaaagggaagaacatcCCTTTgcagttttccttttccaaaaGTTGACAATTCATTGGTGTTTCTTAACGAAGTTTTTTATTCCACAAATTTTACTTACCATCGTTTTGAGCAATGTACTGTACAATGTTCATCTTTGCCTCGACAGGGGGACGACAGTTGTGAGGCACCACTCCTCTAATCCGTATGCGCCTTTCTCACAGGAAGAATCATCTGTCCATCCATACCTACGGACCGCTTCGTATGGTAAAGATGGATCTGCCAATTCGGATCCTTTCTCAATCGGAGCATCCATCGCAGCGGGGAGAAGTTCCAAAGGGGAAGTTATCTTCGAGGAGACTTATCAAGCTGTATTCACAAACACCGCACCAAAAAGAGAAGCAAATAATATTAGGGACAGAAAATCGGGGAGGTTTTTCTGGGCCTGCGCACAACTCATCGTTATGATAGTAGCAATATTGCTTACCTTGTTCATTTCGCTCCTCACCTTTGTAAGgccaaacaaaatgaactaTCTTGCGTGTGCCCCCACCAACACCTGGAACATTAGCGATGTGGACTTTAAGCGAATGAACCCTGTGAACCATGCCTACACAAGACGCATATACTTTTTTGAGGAAGTTTTTCCCATCGAGAGAATTATGCCTGATTATGTCTGGACGCATATAAGTAAACACATAGAGAAGCCTCACCCAGTTACACCATTACAAGGGGATGATCAAAAGGACGACACGATATATGACAAGAGCTTTTCTTacttaaacaaaaatgacTTTGAAAATTATATCGTTAATTTAATCGATCGGGGGTCCAAATTGAGTCACTTTTCAGACATAAAAAGGCAGAACTAG
- a CDS encoding pre-mRNA-splicing factor 38A, putative yields the protein MANRTDISAIKIFGSNPQYLISNIIRSKIYESPYWKEKCFALTSESIIDQAVNLKYVGGTYGGNRKPTRFLCLVLKLLQIQPDKDIIYEYIKNEEFIYLRALGIFYLRLIGKSLEIYRYLEPILFDYRKMRIRLQNGTFEKIYMDVFVDNCLVMNNFLDVDFPSLTKRQVLEDNNLLEKVNLDYYKELLNISSGNELFENQAKERGDDPPGGGYEKWGKNRGGNSTPSSGYGSGGGGHVERIKRKERYGYWERGRQRRRDRESRDRDTDTDRSYSRDQDREKRKRGENKRTEHRRHKKKRHSAEGRKNYSTSESPETRRRERKRRYEREDSDKEKIKKKERRKRERRDKERQEKERKKKQKQEKERKKKGDSDVEENKKDDALSVERWNKIRKELGLNPLQ from the exons ATGGCCAACCGGACGGACATCAGCGCCATCAAAATCTTTGGCTCCAATCCGCAGTACTTAATATCGAATATTATACGGAGCAAAATATATGAGAGCCCCTACTGGAAGGAGAAATGCTTTGCCCTCACAT CCGAATCAATTATCGACCAGGCGGTGAACCTAAAGTACGTTGGAGGAACCTACGGAGGAAACAGAAAACCAACTCGGTTCCTCTGCTTAGTGCTGAAGTTGCTACAAATACAACCAGACAAAGATATAATCTACgagtatataaaaaatgaagaatttatttatttaagaGCTCTAGGCATTTTCTACCTTAGATTGATTGGAAAGAGCCTAGAAATATATCGGTATCTAGAACCCATTTTATTTGATTACAGGAAAATGAGAATTAGGTTGCAAAATGGCACCTtcgaaaaaatttacatggATGTATTTGTGGATAACTGTTTAGTTATGAATAACTTTTTGGACGTTGATTTTCCAAGCCTCACAAAGAGACAAGTATTGGAAGATAATAATTTACTAGAGAAGGTTAATTTGGACTACTATAAGGAGTTGCTAAATATTTCCTCAGGCAATGAACTGTTTGAGAATCAAGCCAAGGAAAGAGGCGATGATCCCCCTGGTGGGGGCTATGAAAAGTGGGGGAAGAATCGGGGGGGAAATAGCACCCCAAGTAGTGGCTATGGATCGGGAGGTGGTGGCCATGTGGAGaggataaaaaggaaagagagaTATGGGTACTGGGAAAGAGGTAGACAGAGGCGCAGGGACAGGGAAAGCCGCGATCGAGATACGGATACGGATCGGAGCTACTCCCGCGATCAAGatagagagaaaagaaaacgggGAGAAAACAAACGAACTGAACACAggaggcacaaaaaaaaaagacactcTGCAGAAGGGCGAAAAAACTACTCCACGAGTGAATCGCCCGAGACACGCAGGAGAGAGAGGAAGAGGCGATACGAGCGTGAAGACTCGgataaagagaaaataaaaaaaaaggaaaggaggaaaagggaaaggagggataaggaaaggcaggaaaaggaaaggaagaaaaagcaaaagcaagaaaaagaaaggaagaaaaaaggcgaTTCTGATGtcgaggaaaataaaaaggatgatGCATTGTCTGTAGAGCGATGGAACAAAATCAGGAAGGAGTTAGGCCTGAATCCGCTCCAATGA
- a CDS encoding 50S ribosomal protein L2, putative, translating into MNRTTVGGILLPPYALIRRCFANMYSPNMKRNIPEYIDFETFFPKKEIKPDVLTAFTMAKQQRLEKLLENNPLVLYKGRVLKKLSCPRIKNSGRNNVGKITTRHRGGGHVQRLRFIDFKRSRKDIYSTVLRIEYDPSRSAHIALVQYEDGVLSYILAPLLLRPGDKIIASKYANINPGNSLPLKNIPVGTIIHNLEMRPGAGGQLIRAAGTYATVLSKDNQYATIKLKSTEIRKFPLECWATIGQVSNLERHMRILGKAGVNRWLGKRPVVRGVAMNPSKHPHGGGTSKKHTKRPKCSLWGKCRDGFKTRSKKKPLGLIIRRNICGRLQKKYGVTA; encoded by the coding sequence ATGAACAGAACAACCGTGGGGGGAATACTACTCCCCCCCTATGCGCTTATTAGAAGGTGCTTCGCCAACATGTACTCTCCAAATATGAAGAGAAACATACCCGAGTATATAGACTTTGAAACCTTTTTCCCTAAGAAGGAAATTAAGCCAGATGTTTTGACTGCCTTCACGATGGCAAAGCAACAGAGGCTAGAAAAGCTTCTGGAAAATAATCCCCTAGTATTGTACAAAGGGAGAGTactgaaaaaattatcatgcCCTAGGATCAAAAATTCAGGGAGAAATAATGTCGGGAAAATCACAACACGACATAGAGGAGGGGGACATGTACAAAGGTTAAGATTTATTGACTTTAAAAGGTCGAGGAAGGATATCTATAGCACTGTATTAAGAATAGAATATGACCCATCTAGAAGTGCACATATAGCTTTAGTACAGTATGAGGACGGGGTATTGTCCTACATTTTGGCTCCTCTATTGTTAAGGCCTGGAGATAAAATTATTGCAAGTAAATATGCAAATATCAACCCTGGGAATTCCCTCCCTTTGAAGAATATCCCTGTGGGGACCATCATTCACAATCTTGAAATGAGACCAGGGGCAGGTGGCCAATTAATACGAGCAGCTGGTACTTATGCCACAGTACTGAGTAAAGACAACCAATATGCAACGATAAAATTGAAATCAACGGAAATTCGAAAATTCCCACTGGAATGTTGGGCAACTATTGGCCAAGTCTCTAATTTGGAAAGACACATGCGCATTTTAGGCAAAGCGGGAGTGAACAGATGGCTTGGCAAAAGGCCTGTTGTTAGGGGAGTTGCCATGAATCCTTCCAAGCATCCGCATGGAGGAGGAACAAGTAAGAAACACACCAAAAGACCAAAGTGCTCACTCTGGGGAAAATGCAGAGATGGGTTTAAGACACGAAGTAAGAAGAAGCCACTCGGATTAATTATTAGGAGGAATATTTGTGGCCGCTTGCAGAAGAAGTATGGTGTTACGGCGTGA